Below is a window of Drosophila miranda strain MSH22 chromosome 3, D.miranda_PacBio2.1, whole genome shotgun sequence DNA.
GAATATTATTTGTGAAAAGCGATAAATTGTTGAAGTTTACTGCTAATAAATAGACGAATGGGTTCCCATATGGAACACATAAGCTAACAGCTATAGAACGTTGGCTCCAGGGTAAAATATGTTACATTTGAGGCAACTTACTATGCAAGAATGCATTGCTGCCTAGTACTTGCTGTGACAGTTTTGTCCCTGGGATAGCATAAGGTAAAGTATCCCTAACAGCTTGAATTAGTCGCTTGTTGCGTTGATTCACTTGCATACGAATAGTTATACCAACACTTTATGTTTGTCAATTCATAATCGAAGGCAAGGGAATCCTAGCAACTTTTAAGTATTTGCTGTACAACAAACATACATAACAGTTCATACTTACACCAACAAAGCAAACTAATACACGCAATGGCATTAAGAATACATATCGCACAAAAAATCCAACCATCCAAATGAGCGTTATCTTCCAGGATATAAATTCGTGGTGTCTATTGGTGCGTGTCAGCATGTTCCAGCTTTTCAGCTCCTCCGCCTCAAAACGGGATGTCACATCATCTTCAATTATGGACTCCACTCCCGACTTCAAGTAGTCCAGGCATTTTTCAAAGTCAAAGGTAATTTCTTCCTGCATAAAAACAACAATTGAGATAAAGACTTTTCGTCTAGCGGTTATAATAGACAAGAAAAGGCAATGGATGACCCCTCGTACCTTTTTTGAGGACGCTGGCTTTTCTGGCGCAGGCTCTTGCGGTTGTGGAAGAAGTACTGCATCTCTAGTTATTGTTGTTCCATTTGTACTTTCCTTGGAATCGGCATTATCGACGAACTGCACTGAATTTGTATCGTCAGTCTTAAGATTATTTTGGGAAAGTTGTTGATGCTCTATGCTAACTCGACCATACTGAAAATTCGATAATATAAAAGATAAAACAATACATTAATTTCATGTCTGGGACCTTTATCTATAGATGGGGCAAAGAGTTAACAGTTATGAAAGCAGAAGGAAACAGGTTGATAACATAACAACAGTTCTTTCGATGGCTGACctgaccgaccgaccgaccatAAAGATAAGCCCGTAGCAACTCTTATGTGAGCATATAGGTGGGTGTGTTCAAAGAAAAAGCTGTCCAGTTTCATAACTAGTCTGAATACAGCCGAAAGCATTTGAAATTACAATAAAATAACACCTTTTAGCATACATCGGTATGGCCTCTGCATATTGCCTCGCCTGTGCGTATCAATGTATGCATGTACTTTAGGCTGACTATATTTATGGACTTTGGAATAGCTAACTATCAGTTGGCCATGACAGGGGCAATCAACTGAAGGTACGAGCACGAAATTAATGGCTGTTAATATGTCGATGGGTGGTTGGGTGTCACTAGCACAACAAATTTACCTCAAATATCCTTAAAAGAAGATTTACATATGCCCTCCGGACGCCGATGGATTTGTTGATTGCTGATATGAATATCAGAAACGATATGAATCCAGCAAAAGGTATCCAGAATATATTAAGTAATTCGAAGATCATTTTACATTTGCTTGATTCTACATTAATTCCTTGAGACTTAAAATATTAAGAAAAGTTGAGAACCCTTGTCTTTCTTTATATACAATCATAGAACTAATCGATACTCGATTGTGTGGCACACTCGATTACAAGAAAAGCACTGAACGCCGATAGTTACTGTCACTATTGAATGTTCACTGTGATGCGATAGTTAAAATGattaattataaatattttgtatcAATATTAATTTAAACTTTCTAAAAAATAAACTGGATACATGAAAAAAATCTCACGTTTAATATTCATTCTTTTAAGGGTGATAGACTTCAAGTCAAATCTAGAGTGCAAGAGTCGTACTATTTGCGACAAAAGGTTTTTTTCCAGCACACAGAGCTGATCAAATCTATAGCTGCGCTGCCACCAGCTCGATTAGAAACGACATATATAGAAATGAAAACTAATGACATACATCCATGACAGTCGAGAGCTGCAGCACTATCAGATCCTAGcttatatatttatctcgCTCACACTGCTTGCTCTGCTGTAAGATTTCAGAGCTTTAACTTTATTGCCTCCTATCACTATAAtcattattaattattaatcaTTATATACGAGCCAGGAACTCACATTTtacataaatatttgaatttaaatttaatataatttttattttcagaTATTCGGTCACATTTATTTCAGTGTATTATATCGATATAAGGTAATCGAATACTAAAATGTTGACAAAGCGTGCTGGATGGTGTTCCCGAAGTGTGTTTGTTTTATGTTGGCAGTTCCAttgaattattattattactattattTATTGCAACGAagtttaattttaatttaacaATTTAATGTTATACATTTGCCTATAATGACGGAGTGATACATATATGGATGAACATATATATATGCGCATACATGATTGAAAATAATTTTAATTAGTTACATTTGTACAATAAGTGTTCTTTTTATGTTAACGACGATGTCTACAAGCAATACAAACAACATAATCGAGAAAGAAATCGACGATGAGGATATGCTCTCGCCCATTAAGTCGTCCAACAACTTGGTTGTTCGCGTGAATCAAGATACAGATGATAATTTGCAGGCCCTATTCGATAGCGTGTTGAATCCCGGAGATGCAAAACGCCCTTTACAGCTCCCCTTTCGCATGCGGAAGCTTCCAAATTCCTTTTTCACACCACCAGCCCCCTCGCACTCGCGAGCAAACAGTGCGGACTCCACATACGACGCAGGTTCCCAATCCAATATTAACAAAACTGCGCAGCCCGTGGACGTGCAGCAGCCAGCCATCTCACAGATCCAGCCATCACAACAAAGCCGCCTGGCGATACATCACTTTCGCGCTCGCAGCAGCCCAGCCTCATTGCAGCAGAACTACAACGTGCGCTCCAGGAGCGACGCCAATCCGGGGCCCAGCGGCCAAGGACCGACGTATCCCGAGAACAGTGCCGAGTTCCCCAACAGTGCTGCCAACAATATTGAGCTAGATGGCATGAATACCTGCATGGGGGGCCAGGACATGCCCATGTCCACGCAAACAGTGCATAAAAAGCAGCGATCGTACGATGTGGTAAGCCCCATTCAGTTGCAAAGCCAACTGGGAGCATTGCCACCAGGTTGGGAGCAGGCAAAAACTAATGATGGCCAGATTTATTACTTGAAGTAAGTTATCACAAATACAcccatatgtacacatgtattGAATGAACTTATGTATCTATGACACTATGGATCTAcgagatatacatatgtatacaatTATATCCGTTTTATAATTACAATGGCCCATCCTTGAATTTAATTGTAAACGCTTTTAGATCATTAACatataaattatagaaatCTGATTCTTTTGCATTTACTTTCAGTCATACAACAAAATCTACGCAATGGGAAGATCCAAGAATTCAATAtcgccaacagcagcagcgcctaATGGCCGAACGAATCAAGCAAAGCGGTAGGTCTTAAATCCGATTTTCAATCGGGGCTAGAAATGTACTGATGCTTCCGTTTAATTTCGAACCGTTCGATCTCACTAACCCCAGTAaggaaagaaaaagaaaggaaaggGCAGGGGCAGCTCAGTACAGAACCGAAAATGAATTAAGCTTCGACTGTGGTAACTGTCTGTTAATAAACCCAGATCATTCATGTATGCCATTTTTAATGAAAGGTTTCCGTTAGAAAACTTTATCTACAATATCCTCTTAACCCCAGAAAACATTCTTCTGCAGTGGACTCTAAGAGAGTTAGCAGAGATATGGTAGAGTCACATAAAAGAGAAGCGCGATGCAATGCAGTTCCCGCACGAGAAGTCCCAATAATGTGCAATGATAGATGGCCCAACAGATGGGCCTTAGAACGGGTGTTCTTTGGTTTAGCGTATCCGTGTATTCGTCCTATTATTACATGTTCCGAATTATGTTTCCCCCAATTAACACGCGTACTTGTTCTTTTCAAAAGGCGCCAGGCCAATTCCAATTCCAGATAGAATTCcgcttttgttttgcttttaatttattttggTTTGTAATacattgtttttgtttaataGATGTTTTGCAAACTACAAAACAAACTACCACATCGACTATTGCTAACAGCTTGGGTCCACTGCCGGATGGTTGGGAACAGGCAGTTACTGAGTCCGgagatatatattttataaatcACATTGATCGAACGACTTCATGGATTGATCCCAGAATGCGTAAGTCTTGTTCCACCATAACACACTAGCGTATACCATTGGGAATAGAATATTCCTCGTCCAAGTCCATGGGATCTGTTTCGCTATCAGTTATCTATCTCAAGATAACAAATGATATCGTGGATCTTCTGTGGGGGTTGGGGTAAATTCGCGTCATTCCCAAGGCTCTTTTGTGCGGATTTTTGAGACAGTTTGAAAGTGAAGTAAAAAGCTGATTAGGTTGAATAAACAatcaaatacatacatatgtactcgtACAAACGTATATTCATACCTGTTTCCCCATctgttgttcttttttttccaGAATCTGGACTTCCTGTGCTTGACTGCCCAGATAACTTAGTGTCATCCCTACAGGTATGTAACTGATCTATCAGATAGTACTGGCCCTATATGTTCGGTGTGTGTTTTCAGATTGAAGATAATATATGCACTAATTTGTTCAACGACGCACAGACCATTGTGAATCCGCCGTCTTCCCACAAACCAGACGATTTGGAATGGTATAAAATAAACTAATTCACATGTATACAAACTGTATTAGACCTAAAAgttttatattttgtattattctaaattaaatatttttcaaatttTATAGTATTTATTTCTATACACATTATTGAAGCTTGTCTGGCGTGTGTTGTGTATTCATTAAAAACGTACGAATATGAGTCATGCCCTATGATTGCAGAGAACTGCACCAGATAATTCTGGCAGCAAGCATTACTACCGATGGCTCTTCGTTGGTTTGTCGATTGCACTGATCTGATTATGGTTGAGTAGACCATAGGCGTGGTCAGCAGCAGTGACTCATTCTGAAGAACACATCACCCCCTCTCTTCTGAGGCAGAATTTGTATC
It encodes the following:
- the LOC117188085 gene encoding transcriptional coactivator yorkie isoform X1, whose protein sequence is MLTTMSTSNTNNIIEKEIDDEDMLSPIKSSNNLVVRVNQDTDDNLQALFDSVLNPGDAKRPLQLPFRMRKLPNSFFTPPAPSHSRANSADSTYDAGSQSNINKTAQPVDVQQPAISQIQPSQQSRLAIHHFRARSSPASLQQNYNVRSRSDANPGPSGQGPTYPENSAEFPNSAANNIELDGMNTCMGGQDMPMSTQTVHKKQRSYDVVSPIQLQSQLGALPPGWEQAKTNDGQIYYLNHTTKSTQWEDPRIQYRQQQQRLMAERIKQSDVLQTTKQTTTSTIANSLGPLPDGWEQAVTESGDIYFINHIDRTTSWIDPRMQSGLPVLDCPDNLVSSLQIEDNICTNLFNDAQTIVNPPSSHKPDDLEWYKIN
- the LOC117188085 gene encoding transcriptional coactivator yorkie isoform X2, whose product is MLTTMSTSNTNNIIEKEIDDEDMLSPIKSSNNLVVRVNQDTDDNLQALFDSVLNPGDAKRPLQLPFRMRKLPNSFFTPPAPSHSRANSADSTYDAGSQSNINKTAQPVDVQQPAISQIQPSQQSRLAIHHFRARSSPASLQQNYNVRSRSDANPGPSGQGPTYPENSAEFPNSAANNIELDGMNTCMGGQDMPMSTQTVHKKQRSYDVVSPIQLQSQLGALPPGWEQAKTNDGQIYYLNHTTKSTQWEDPRIQYRQQQQRLMAERIKQSESGLPVLDCPDNLVSSLQIEDNICTNLFNDAQTIVNPPSSHKPDDLEWYKIN